The following coding sequences lie in one Bacteroidota bacterium genomic window:
- a CDS encoding lipoprotein signal peptidase: protein MIFVRKPLLIVFIVLLIDQLIKIYVKTHFFLGEEVRMAGDWAIIHFTENNGMAYGMEFGGEFGKLFLSVFRIIAVGGIGYYLWTLAKAKEDKRYIVSIALIFAGAIGNILDSAFYGMLFSDSNYEVARFLPEEGGYASFLHGKVVDMFYFPVIQGHFPSWFPIWATEEFEFFRPVFNFADFSISVGVGMIILYQKRFFGKKKVADTSTPLNVTENVAAPTATDPTIEEVGQ from the coding sequence ATCATTTTTGTGAGAAAACCATTATTAATTGTCTTTATTGTTTTATTGATTGATCAGCTAATCAAGATTTATGTGAAAACACATTTTTTCCTCGGAGAAGAAGTGCGCATGGCTGGCGATTGGGCAATCATTCATTTTACTGAAAACAATGGAATGGCATATGGGATGGAATTTGGTGGTGAATTTGGAAAGCTGTTCTTAAGTGTTTTCAGAATCATTGCCGTGGGTGGTATTGGCTATTACTTGTGGACATTGGCAAAAGCGAAAGAAGATAAACGATACATTGTAAGTATCGCTCTGATTTTTGCCGGAGCAATTGGGAATATTCTCGACAGTGCTTTTTATGGAATGCTGTTCAGTGATAGCAATTATGAAGTAGCACGTTTCCTCCCTGAAGAAGGTGGTTATGCATCCTTCTTGCACGGGAAAGTAGTGGATATGTTTTATTTTCCGGTGATTCAAGGTCATTTCCCTTCTTGGTTCCCGATCTGGGCAACCGAAGAATTTGAGTTCTTTCGTCCCGTTTTCAACTTTGCCGATTTCTCCATCAGCGTTGGTGTAGGAATGATTATTCTTTATCAAAAACGATTCTTCGGGAAAAAGAAAGTTGCAGACACTTCGACTCCGCTCAATGTGACAGAGAATGTTGCTGCACCAACAGCAACAGATCCTACCATTGAAGAAGTAGGTCAATAA
- a CDS encoding YdcF family protein, translating into MNFSKIKRYFILLTLAGLLFTSLHFYYNTFLLPSFLLKEVIAQPVDVIIVPGVQYNGLKWNMVMKWRLYWSVYLYKSGFAKNIIYSGSAVYSPYTEAAIMALYAEKMGVPREHIFLETKAEHTTENLYYGYQLAKEKGFKTVAMATDPFQSNMISPYVDKFNLDISLVPIAIPLLSKIEMKDFEIESSKAYQLNFVSIEVRETPEEREFYSKGGRIPVGKE; encoded by the coding sequence ATGAATTTTTCAAAAATAAAACGATACTTCATTCTTCTTACGCTTGCAGGATTGTTATTTACATCCCTCCATTTTTATTACAACACCTTTTTATTGCCAAGCTTTTTACTAAAAGAAGTAATCGCTCAACCTGTTGATGTGATTATTGTTCCCGGTGTTCAGTATAACGGACTTAAATGGAACATGGTGATGAAATGGCGTCTGTATTGGTCGGTTTACCTCTATAAAAGCGGATTCGCAAAAAACATTATTTACAGTGGAAGTGCCGTTTATTCGCCTTACACCGAAGCAGCCATTATGGCGCTGTATGCTGAAAAGATGGGCGTTCCCAGGGAGCATATCTTTTTGGAAACCAAAGCAGAACATACCACCGAAAATTTATATTACGGTTATCAATTGGCAAAAGAAAAGGGTTTTAAAACAGTAGCAATGGCAACAGATCCGTTTCAATCTAACATGATATCGCCTTATGTCGATAAATTCAATTTGGATATTAGTCTTGTCCCCATTGCCATTCCCTTGCTTTCAAAAATTGAAATGAAAGATTTTGAAATTGAAAGTTCAAAAGCATATCAACTGAATTTTGTTTCGATTGAAGTAAGAGAAACACCGGAGGAACGAGAATTTTATTCGAAAGGTGGGAGGATTCCTGTTGGGAAAGAGTAG
- a CDS encoding aspartate-semialdehyde dehydrogenase, with the protein MKVAVVGATGLVGTKMIQVLEERNFPVTELIPVASERSVGKEVSYKGKKFKVVGMQTAIDMKPNVALFSAGGGTSLEWAPKFAAAGITVIDNSSAWRMDATKKLVVPEINAEELTATDKIIANPNCSTIQMVVALNPLHKKYNIQRIVVSTYQSVTGTGVKAVDQLMNERKGIKGEMAYAYPIDLNVIPQIDVFTDNGYTKEEMKMVNETKKIMDNNIRVTATTVRIPVMGGHSESVNIEFTNEFDMNEVRTILQNAPGVILVDDVKNLKYPMPMDAHDKDEVFVGRLRRDETQPKTLNMWIVSDNLRKGAATNAIQIAEYLVSKKLV; encoded by the coding sequence ATGAAAGTAGCAGTAGTAGGCGCAACCGGCTTAGTCGGCACCAAAATGATTCAAGTATTGGAAGAACGTAATTTTCCGGTAACAGAACTAATCCCTGTAGCATCCGAGCGTTCGGTTGGTAAGGAAGTTTCGTATAAAGGAAAAAAGTTTAAGGTGGTCGGAATGCAAACCGCTATTGATATGAAACCAAACGTTGCTTTATTTTCAGCAGGTGGAGGCACTTCGTTGGAGTGGGCTCCAAAATTTGCTGCTGCTGGTATTACCGTGATCGATAACTCATCTGCATGGCGCATGGATGCAACAAAAAAATTAGTGGTTCCGGAAATTAATGCAGAAGAATTAACTGCAACGGATAAAATTATTGCGAATCCAAACTGTTCTACTATTCAGATGGTGGTGGCTTTAAATCCATTGCATAAAAAATACAACATTCAACGGATTGTTGTTTCTACGTATCAATCGGTTACTGGAACGGGTGTTAAAGCGGTTGATCAGCTAATGAACGAACGCAAAGGAATAAAAGGAGAAATGGCTTATGCGTATCCAATCGATTTAAATGTAATTCCACAAATTGATGTATTTACCGATAATGGTTATACCAAGGAAGAAATGAAAATGGTGAATGAAACCAAAAAAATTATGGATAACAACATTCGTGTAACGGCAACAACAGTGCGTATTCCGGTGATGGGTGGACATAGTGAAAGTGTGAACATTGAATTTACGAATGAGTTTGACATGAATGAAGTTCGTACGATTTTACAAAATGCACCGGGAGTAATTTTGGTAGATGATGTGAAAAATTTAAAATACCCAATGCCGATGGATGCGCATGATAAAGATGAAGTATTTGTTGGTCGTTTGCGCAGAGATGAAACACAACCAAAAACATTAAACATGTGGATTGTTTCGGATAACCTACGCAAAGGCGCTGCTACGAATGCGATTCAGATTGCTGAGTATTTGGTAAGTAAAAAATTAGTTTAG
- a CDS encoding lamin tail domain-containing protein yields MRSIVFFFLLLTSFGSAQVTDNFTDGDFTAAPVWSGDVADFTVVGGQLRSNSSTASYGFHLSTPSTTATNAQWELYINLQFPTSSANYTDIYLMSDSANLESTTNSGYFVRIGNTTDEISLYKRTSGTNLKIIDGLDGQTNLSNNLIKLKVTRDATNLWTLQRDLTGTGSSYFTEGSVIDAAITTSAYFGIFIQQSTATFHLKHFYDDIYVGPIILDVTAPTIVSSTVISSTQVDVLFDENVDLTTSQTLTNYSADNGLGNPSVATRDATNLSLVHLTFATVFTNALLNTLTVINVQDLSANAITTATTGFTYIAPVVAAYRNVIINEIYADPSPVVGLPAIEFIELYNNSTNTFDLNGWKFTDGTSTGTLGSFILAPNQYVILCPMADTSLFSPFGNTLGLTTFPSLNNTGDNLHLLTDLLVPIDSVNYSDTWYQDAIKDDGGWTLELINPNAPTGCPIANNWIASSNAAGGTPGIQNSVYSTVADVTLPSIASITVVDSTHITVCFSEALDGSQIAVLANYSINNGIGNPVSALANSGLNCVDFVLATSLMSDSSYILSTTSLSDCSGNMLSPGIANFSYHIVQPFDIVINEIMADPDPVVTILPNNEYVEFYNTTAFPINLNNWKFSAGTNTKILPSIIVPADSFIVITSVTGLAGMPVGINAEALVSFPSLTNTGQILTLQSPQGMVISTVSYSDAWYQDVVKKEGGYSLEQIDPSNPCAGMNNWRASNNSNGGTPGVQNSIDASNPDNTPPQVVRVSVIATDTIQLYFNEPLDSASMMNPAIYTIDNSVGNPTLVHVIAPDYKSVRLTLGTTLSLGTIYTITVNNVITDCVGNPLGTDNSARFAIPEPAAAKDIVINEILFNPKTPGVDFVEIYNRSNKVIDLKTISISEFDTITNTILAPETISTDGYLIFPQEYILLSEDGAIVQSQFTTTNPEGFLDMANLPTMNDDGGTVCLSTATEIIDNFKYYDNMHFGLLNETEGISLERIDFERLTQDRTNWHSAAEAVGFATPAYKNSQYSDAGETESAIEITPEVFSPDEDGVADVVNINYHFDTPGFTANVTVYDSKGRIVKHLIQSELLGVKGTFSWDGINDDREKARIGIYIFYFEVFDLTGTVKHYKKTCVLAGKL; encoded by the coding sequence ATGCGCTCGATTGTTTTCTTCTTTTTGCTACTTACTTCTTTTGGTAGCGCTCAGGTTACTGACAATTTCACTGATGGTGACTTTACTGCTGCTCCCGTTTGGAGTGGTGATGTAGCCGATTTTACGGTGGTAGGCGGACAATTACGTTCCAATTCCTCAACAGCATCTTATGGTTTTCATTTGAGTACGCCTTCAACAACGGCTACCAATGCGCAATGGGAACTGTATATCAATCTTCAATTTCCTACTTCCTCCGCAAATTATACCGATATCTATTTAATGTCGGATTCGGCAAATTTAGAAAGTACTACCAACAGTGGCTATTTTGTAAGAATTGGAAATACCACCGATGAGATTAGTCTTTACAAACGTACCTCCGGAACCAATTTAAAAATTATTGATGGACTTGATGGACAAACCAATTTATCAAACAATCTAATCAAACTAAAAGTAACACGAGATGCCACCAACCTTTGGACCTTGCAACGCGATTTAACCGGAACCGGTTCCAGTTATTTTACTGAAGGCAGTGTTATCGATGCAGCCATCACGACTTCTGCTTATTTCGGAATTTTTATCCAGCAATCTACCGCAACATTTCATCTCAAGCATTTTTACGATGATATATATGTCGGTCCGATTATTTTAGATGTAACCGCTCCAACCATTGTTTCATCCACGGTTATTTCCAGCACCCAAGTAGATGTATTGTTTGATGAAAATGTTGATTTGACAACGTCTCAAACACTTACAAATTATTCAGCGGATAATGGATTAGGAAATCCATCGGTTGCAACACGTGATGCTACCAATTTAAGTTTGGTGCATTTAACCTTTGCAACAGTATTCACCAACGCATTGTTAAATACCTTAACTGTAATTAATGTTCAAGATTTAAGTGCGAATGCCATTACAACCGCAACTACAGGCTTTACTTATATCGCTCCTGTTGTTGCTGCTTACAGAAATGTTATCATCAACGAAATTTATGCGGATCCTTCACCTGTTGTTGGTTTGCCGGCAATAGAATTTATTGAGTTATACAATAACAGCACGAATACCTTTGATTTGAATGGATGGAAGTTTACCGATGGAACTTCTACAGGAACGTTAGGAAGTTTTATTTTAGCACCGAATCAATATGTGATTCTTTGTCCGATGGCGGATACTTCTCTCTTTTCCCCTTTTGGAAATACACTTGGTTTAACAACCTTTCCTTCACTGAACAATACTGGAGATAATTTGCATTTATTGACGGATTTGTTAGTGCCCATTGATTCTGTTAATTATTCGGATACTTGGTACCAAGATGCAATTAAAGATGATGGCGGTTGGACATTGGAGTTAATCAATCCGAATGCACCTACTGGTTGTCCAATTGCAAACAACTGGATTGCTTCTAGCAATGCAGCAGGTGGAACGCCCGGAATTCAAAACAGCGTTTACTCAACGGTTGCCGATGTTACCTTGCCAAGCATTGCAAGTATTACTGTTGTTGATTCAACTCACATTACCGTTTGTTTTTCTGAAGCCTTGGATGGTTCTCAAATTGCTGTTCTCGCGAATTACAGCATAAACAATGGAATCGGGAATCCGGTTTCTGCACTTGCAAACAGTGGTTTAAATTGTGTGGATTTTGTTTTAGCAACATCGTTGATGTCGGATTCTTCTTACATCTTGTCAACCACCAGCCTGAGTGATTGCTCCGGAAACATGCTTAGTCCGGGTATCGCCAATTTCTCTTACCACATCGTCCAGCCCTTTGATATTGTAATCAATGAGATTATGGCAGATCCGGATCCTGTTGTTACGATATTGCCAAATAACGAATATGTTGAGTTCTACAATACTACAGCATTCCCGATTAACCTTAATAATTGGAAATTTTCTGCCGGCACCAACACAAAAATTTTACCGAGTATCATTGTGCCTGCTGATAGTTTTATTGTGATAACATCCGTTACTGGATTAGCGGGAATGCCTGTGGGAATCAATGCAGAGGCCTTGGTTAGTTTTCCTTCGTTAACAAATACCGGACAAATTCTCACTTTGCAATCGCCACAAGGAATGGTGATTTCAACCGTTTCTTATTCCGATGCTTGGTATCAGGATGTTGTTAAAAAAGAAGGTGGTTATAGTTTGGAACAAATAGATCCTTCAAATCCTTGTGCCGGAATGAATAATTGGCGCGCCTCCAACAATTCAAATGGTGGAACACCCGGAGTGCAGAACTCTATTGATGCAAGTAATCCTGATAATACACCACCTCAAGTTGTGCGTGTAAGTGTTATTGCAACAGACACCATTCAATTGTATTTTAACGAACCCTTGGATAGTGCATCCATGATGAATCCTGCAATTTATACAATTGATAACAGCGTAGGAAACCCAACACTCGTTCACGTGATTGCACCAGATTATAAAAGTGTGCGTTTAACATTGGGAACAACGTTATCATTGGGAACAATTTATACGATTACAGTTAACAATGTCATTACCGATTGTGTTGGAAATCCACTGGGAACTGATAATTCAGCGCGTTTTGCTATCCCGGAACCTGCTGCTGCAAAAGATATTGTAATCAATGAGATTTTGTTTAATCCCAAAACACCCGGTGTTGATTTTGTAGAAATTTATAATCGTTCCAACAAAGTAATTGATTTAAAAACAATTTCTATTTCCGAATTTGATACGATTACAAATACGATTCTTGCTCCGGAAACAATTTCAACAGATGGTTATTTGATTTTTCCGCAAGAATATATTTTGTTGAGTGAGGACGGTGCAATCGTTCAATCACAGTTCACCACCACCAATCCGGAAGGGTTTTTAGACATGGCTAATCTTCCTACGATGAATGATGATGGGGGAACGGTTTGTTTATCAACGGCTACAGAGATCATCGACAATTTTAAATATTACGACAACATGCACTTTGGTTTGTTGAATGAAACAGAAGGCATTTCCTTGGAGCGAATTGATTTTGAACGTTTGACACAAGACCGCACCAATTGGCATTCAGCAGCCGAAGCAGTTGGTTTTGCAACACCTGCGTATAAAAATTCTCAGTATTCCGATGCCGGAGAAACTGAAAGTGCCATTGAAATTACACCCGAAGTGTTTTCACCGGATGAAGATGGAGTAGCAGATGTAGTAAATATCAATTACCATTTTGATACACCCGGATTTACTGCAAACGTAACGGTTTACGATAGCAAAGGTAGAATTGTAAAACACCTGATTCAAAGTGAATTGTTAGGCGTAAAAGGAACGTTCTCTTGGGATGGAATTAATGACGACCGCGAAAAAGCAAGAATCGGAATTTATATTTTCTACTTCGAAGTGTTTGATTTAACAGGCACCGTAAAACATTACAAAAAGACTTGCGTGTTAGCAGGGAAGCTCTAA
- a CDS encoding sterol desaturase family protein — protein sequence MTNKTTSSFAIGEGKISGYASIFLASLSFLAVFCFKFPEIFTSPQFREVYTGESMKLLLTTVIIASFFFAVVSFMLSKKKSWALIGILISVLTILIGGFSVEGRAVGKTTWHLGLDWMLLDLLLMALIFIPIEMVWPKNKEQSRFHEEWRTDLVYFVISHLFIQFFGVFTQKPAALFFGWIGLSGIHAWVNSLPFVVELFLAFFITDLFQYWAHRFFHSRAYLWRFHSIHHSTKNMDWLAGSRTHFVDIFVVRSFTFIPLYVFGFSSLTFNTYIIFMAIHAVLIHSNTRINFGFLKYIFATPQYHHWHHCEDPKYYGKNFATIFPFIDKIFGTYYLPGTTWPEGTGVHEGNYPKGYVKQLVHPFTKSPFDNDLNMTDRTSR from the coding sequence ATGACGAATAAAACAACAAGCTCTTTTGCAATAGGTGAAGGAAAGATTAGTGGCTATGCATCTATTTTCTTAGCATCACTTTCTTTTCTTGCCGTTTTCTGTTTTAAGTTTCCAGAAATTTTTACTTCTCCTCAGTTTAGAGAAGTGTACACTGGTGAATCAATGAAACTATTGCTCACAACAGTAATAATTGCCTCTTTCTTTTTTGCAGTCGTTAGTTTTATGTTGAGTAAAAAGAAATCATGGGCCTTAATCGGAATTCTGATTTCGGTGCTTACGATTTTAATTGGTGGCTTTAGTGTCGAAGGTAGAGCTGTTGGAAAAACAACATGGCATTTGGGATTGGATTGGATGCTATTGGATTTATTATTGATGGCATTGATATTTATTCCAATTGAAATGGTTTGGCCTAAGAACAAAGAACAGTCCCGATTTCATGAAGAGTGGCGAACGGATTTGGTGTATTTTGTCATCAGCCATTTGTTCATTCAATTTTTCGGAGTGTTTACTCAAAAGCCCGCTGCATTGTTTTTTGGTTGGATTGGTCTTTCCGGAATTCATGCATGGGTGAATAGTCTGCCCTTTGTAGTAGAATTGTTTTTAGCATTTTTTATTACGGATTTATTCCAATACTGGGCGCATCGTTTTTTTCATTCCAGAGCCTATTTGTGGCGCTTTCATTCTATCCATCATTCAACAAAAAACATGGATTGGTTAGCAGGTAGCCGAACGCATTTTGTAGATATTTTTGTGGTGCGTTCATTCACATTTATTCCGTTGTATGTATTCGGATTTTCCTCACTTACATTTAATACATACATTATATTTATGGCCATTCATGCGGTGTTGATACATTCAAATACCAGAATAAATTTTGGTTTTTTGAAATATATTTTTGCAACTCCTCAATATCATCATTGGCATCATTGTGAAGATCCGAAATACTATGGTAAGAATTTTGCAACAATATTCCCTTTTATTGATAAGATATTTGGCACCTATTATTTGCCCGGGACTACTTGGCCGGAAGGAACCGGAGTGCACGAAGGAAATTATCCCAAAGGATATGTTAAACAATTGGTACATCCATTTACAAAGAGTCCATTTGATAACGATTTAAATATGACAGATCGTACGAGTAGGTAA
- a CDS encoding aldehyde dehydrogenase — protein MLKIKNYINGELIEPTGKQYIDNYNPATGKVYSLIPDSDEKDVELAVTAAQNAFPAWSTTPKDERSRIMLAVSALIEKNLDRLAVAESVDNGKPVSLAKMVDIPRAAANFHFYATGILHYASESHSMEDTAINYTVRNAVGVAGCISPWNLPLYLFTWKIAPAIAAGNCVVAKPSEVTPMTAYLLSELCIEAGLPKGVLNIVHGYGHKVGSAITAHPKIPLISFTGGTKTGAEIAKVAAPMFKKLSLELGGKNPNIIFADCDFEKMMKTTLQSSFANQGQICLCGSRIMVERPLYEKFKTEFVARVQKMKVGNPAADDTRIGAVVSKPHMEKVLSYVELAKQEGGKVLCGGTQVKLEGEFAEGYYIAPTVIEGLTYNCRTNMEEIFGPVVTIIPFDTEEEVLLFANATQYGLASTVWTENLTRAHRVANNIHAGIVWINCWLLRDLRTPFGGVKSSGVGREGGFEALHFFTEPKNVCIKLR, from the coding sequence ATGCTAAAAATAAAAAACTACATCAACGGTGAACTCATCGAGCCAACAGGCAAACAGTACATCGACAATTATAACCCAGCTACCGGGAAAGTATATTCTCTTATTCCGGATTCAGACGAAAAAGACGTTGAATTAGCTGTAACTGCTGCACAGAATGCATTTCCAGCTTGGAGTACAACACCCAAAGATGAGCGTTCCCGCATCATGTTAGCAGTTTCTGCTTTGATTGAAAAAAATCTGGACCGCTTGGCTGTTGCTGAATCGGTGGATAATGGAAAACCTGTTTCCTTGGCGAAGATGGTGGATATTCCACGTGCTGCCGCCAACTTTCATTTTTATGCAACAGGTATTTTACATTATGCTTCTGAAAGTCATTCGATGGAAGACACTGCCATTAACTATACTGTGCGCAATGCAGTAGGTGTTGCCGGTTGTATTTCTCCTTGGAATTTACCATTGTACCTATTCACCTGGAAAATCGCTCCTGCTATTGCTGCTGGAAATTGTGTGGTGGCAAAACCTTCGGAAGTAACACCGATGACGGCCTATTTACTTTCTGAATTGTGCATTGAAGCCGGCTTACCAAAAGGTGTTTTAAATATCGTTCATGGATACGGACATAAAGTAGGATCCGCAATCACAGCTCATCCAAAAATTCCATTGATTTCGTTTACCGGTGGAACAAAAACAGGTGCTGAAATTGCGAAAGTGGCTGCACCGATGTTTAAGAAATTGTCGTTAGAACTTGGCGGGAAAAACCCGAACATCATTTTTGCAGATTGTGATTTTGAAAAAATGATGAAAACCACTTTGCAATCGTCCTTCGCAAATCAAGGACAAATTTGTCTTTGCGGCTCCCGCATTATGGTGGAACGTCCACTATACGAAAAATTCAAAACCGAATTTGTTGCTCGTGTACAAAAAATGAAAGTTGGAAATCCAGCTGCCGATGATACACGAATTGGTGCGGTGGTTTCAAAACCGCACATGGAAAAAGTATTGTCGTATGTTGAATTGGCAAAACAAGAAGGCGGAAAAGTATTGTGCGGTGGAACACAGGTGAAATTAGAAGGGGAATTTGCCGAAGGTTATTACATTGCTCCAACAGTGATTGAAGGATTAACCTACAATTGCAGAACAAACATGGAAGAGATCTTCGGACCCGTTGTAACCATCATACCGTTTGATACAGAAGAAGAAGTATTGCTGTTTGCGAATGCAACACAATATGGTTTAGCATCGACTGTATGGACAGAAAATTTAACCCGTGCACACCGCGTTGCGAATAATATTCATGCAGGAATTGTATGGATTAACTGTTGGTTGTTGCGCGACTTAAGAACTCCATTTGGAGGCGTAAAAAGCTCCGGTGTGGGACGTGAAGGTGGTTTTGAAGCACTTCATTTCTTTACGGAGCCGAAGAATGTTTGTATAAAGTTGAGGTAG
- a CDS encoding T9SS type A sorting domain-containing protein produces the protein MNRNYTTAFMSFVLVTTMASVSYAQSPKVKTITIVNGDTTITESNLDEKEMAKMEKEMEIIINEEGDKKGTKKIVKKIVINDEKHDGEAMAYAYTIDDDGGDLEIITDENGKEMKVIVKSTLPEGGTGDAKSGNEKKIVKKEIRTEGASKEKSNLNVSISIKNTTAKVEIETNSKEPMNVSVLDENGKQVFYDTQKVGGKYSKEIPLGKKGTYFLNFIQNKASTTEKIIVE, from the coding sequence ATGAACAGAAATTACACCACAGCATTTATGAGCTTCGTGCTTGTGACAACAATGGCAAGCGTATCGTATGCGCAAAGCCCAAAAGTAAAAACCATTACCATTGTCAATGGGGATACCACCATCACCGAAAGTAATTTGGATGAAAAAGAAATGGCTAAAATGGAGAAAGAGATGGAAATAATCATCAATGAGGAGGGAGACAAAAAAGGAACAAAAAAAATTGTGAAGAAAATTGTGATTAACGATGAAAAGCATGATGGCGAAGCAATGGCTTATGCCTATACGATTGATGACGATGGCGGAGATCTAGAAATAATTACAGATGAAAATGGCAAAGAAATGAAGGTAATTGTTAAGTCTACGCTTCCGGAAGGTGGCACTGGAGATGCTAAATCAGGGAATGAGAAAAAGATTGTAAAGAAAGAAATTCGTACAGAAGGAGCATCAAAAGAAAAAAGCAATTTAAATGTGAGTATCAGCATTAAAAACACAACTGCTAAGGTGGAAATTGAAACCAATAGCAAGGAACCCATGAACGTAAGTGTATTGGATGAAAATGGCAAACAAGTGTTTTACGATACACAAAAAGTGGGTGGAAAATATAGTAAAGAGATTCCTTTAGGAAAAAAGGGTACCTACTTTTTAAACTTTATCCAAAACAAAGCGTCTACTACAGAGAAAATCATTGTTGAGTAA
- a CDS encoding HAMP domain-containing histidine kinase: MVNDIFDELVSVNVYNGFSQKVDTVLLDSILKFELLQKGVSAKYDFAVTSSKNIPADSVAISERGKKIYESPFKVNLSPDNIFIKPKFLSVYFPNQHRYLVSSMWGLLLVSLAFMLALIFSFYYTISTIFKQKKLSEIKNDFISNMTHEFKTPISTISLAVEVLNDKSVEKSQERVSNYVKMIGDENKRLSLLVENILQTAILDKGEFKLKVQSIDIHNLIEQTFTNIKLQVENKEGQITSQLNATKPVINADRVHITNILFNLIDNALKYSKDNPDIIVSTKNDDEGIFISVQDNGIGISKDNQKRIFDTMYREPTGNIHNVKGFGLGLSYVKAVVEKHGGSIKVESELGKGSMFTLYLPFEIKN; this comes from the coding sequence ATGGTAAACGACATTTTTGATGAGTTGGTAAGCGTGAATGTTTATAATGGATTTAGCCAGAAGGTCGATACTGTATTATTAGATTCTATTTTAAAATTTGAGTTGCTTCAAAAAGGCGTTTCTGCAAAGTATGATTTTGCTGTCACCTCCTCTAAAAACATACCAGCCGATTCAGTTGCCATTTCGGAAAGAGGAAAAAAAATTTATGAATCACCTTTTAAGGTAAACCTTTCACCCGATAATATTTTTATTAAACCAAAGTTTCTTTCTGTTTATTTTCCAAATCAGCACCGCTATCTGGTAAGTTCTATGTGGGGATTGCTCTTGGTTTCATTAGCGTTTATGTTAGCTTTGATTTTTTCGTTTTACTATACCATCTCTACCATTTTCAAACAAAAGAAACTATCGGAGATTAAAAATGATTTTATCAGTAACATGACGCACGAGTTCAAAACACCGATATCCACCATCTCCTTGGCGGTAGAAGTGTTGAATGATAAATCCGTTGAGAAATCGCAGGAGCGTGTGAGCAACTATGTGAAAATGATTGGCGATGAAAACAAACGTTTGAGTCTATTGGTGGAGAACATCCTGCAAACAGCTATTTTGGATAAAGGGGAGTTTAAATTAAAAGTGCAAAGCATCGACATTCACAATTTAATTGAGCAAACATTCACAAACATTAAATTACAAGTTGAAAATAAAGAAGGACAAATTACTTCGCAATTAAATGCAACAAAGCCTGTTATTAATGCCGACAGGGTGCACATTACGAACATCCTGTTTAATTTAATTGACAATGCATTGAAATATTCGAAAGACAATCCGGATATTATCGTTAGTACTAAAAATGATGATGAAGGAATTTTTATTTCCGTGCAAGACAATGGAATTGGGATTAGCAAAGACAACCAAAAACGTATTTTTGATACCATGTATCGTGAACCTACCGGAAACATTCACAATGTGAAAGGTTTCGGATTGGGCTTGAGTTACGTAAAAGCTGTTGTTGAGAAACATGGCGGCTCTATAAAAGTAGAAAGTGAATTGGGCAAAGGAAGTATGTTTACCTTGTATTTGCCTTTTGAAATAAAAAATTAA
- a CDS encoding response regulator transcription factor, with translation MEKTKVLLVEDDPNLGSLLKEYLEAKGFSTVLATDGKQGYDVFSKDKFGICILDVMMPVKDGITLAKEIRAIDPNIPIVFLTAKSMKEDAIEGFSVGADDYITKPFSMEELLLRIKAILRRTDNKTIKNSDQEEFKIGKYKFDYKHQVLDLKGVQHKLTTKEAELLKLLCLHANDVLDRNFALKSIWNDDNYFNGRSMDVYIAKLRKYLKEDASVELINVHGKGFKLLTGK, from the coding sequence ATGGAAAAAACAAAAGTATTATTGGTGGAAGATGATCCGAACTTAGGAAGTCTTTTAAAAGAATATCTGGAAGCAAAAGGCTTTTCAACTGTTTTAGCAACAGATGGAAAACAAGGATATGATGTTTTTTCAAAAGATAAATTCGGAATCTGTATTCTGGATGTGATGATGCCCGTGAAAGACGGTATCACACTTGCGAAAGAAATCAGAGCCATTGACCCCAATATTCCAATTGTGTTTTTAACGGCCAAATCCATGAAAGAAGATGCCATTGAAGGCTTTTCGGTTGGAGCGGACGACTACATTACCAAGCCTTTCAGCATGGAAGAATTGTTGCTACGCATCAAAGCCATTTTGCGTAGAACAGACAATAAAACAATTAAAAATTCAGATCAGGAAGAATTTAAAATTGGGAAATATAAATTCGACTATAAACACCAAGTATTGGATTTAAAAGGAGTACAACATAAACTAACTACAAAGGAAGCAGAACTTTTAAAATTGCTTTGCTTGCACGCCAACGATGTGTTGGATAGAAATTTTGCCTTAAAATCCATCTGGAACGATGATAATTATTTCAACGGACGAAGCATGGATGTTTACATTGCGAAACTCAGAAAATATCTAAAAGAAGATGCTTCGGTTGAGTTAATCAACGTTCACGGAAAAGGATTTAAATTGTTGACCGGAAAATAG